The proteins below come from a single Branchiostoma floridae strain S238N-H82 chromosome 5, Bfl_VNyyK, whole genome shotgun sequence genomic window:
- the LOC118416893 gene encoding uncharacterized protein LOC118416893 isoform X1 — protein MMGPRVTVPVGLLVLLALAAGGTAQATKGFTVRAQSYGWDDPGFRDVPYNSRDLTYIVVGGQKSNIDEGLKRGHQVFILNEQTGQVVDKAAFDTWVHGDAEAATKMATFLGGAAEGRIIAVVVHDSGDFTGGLSSVLAPYGSTITHLGRRESYAMITQKGPKPSWFVEKKSAQRAGPTIVEAFVPPDLETRRVCEGGILTISCPAGKTINIVSAMYGRTQGPEVCPHPTIGNTNCISKTSLSYMRSKCQGKSRCSVAADNGRFGDPCMPFTYKYLEVEYTCGAGKPDRRGLEDHEVDSNKERLAEEARELLELLREKQDENALRRREFGEDDVDLDSELSEEYAEDMAKATE, from the exons CCACAAAAGGTTTCACCGTGAGGGCACAGTCGTATGGATGGGATGATCCGGGTTTCCGGGATGTCCCCTACAATTCCAGAGACCTCACCTACATTGTCGTTGGCGGACAGAAGAGCAACATTGATGAAGGCC TTAAGCGAGGGCATCAGGTGTTCATTTTGAATGAGCAGACCGGACAAGTTGTAGACAAGGCTGCTTTCGACACCTGGGTCCATGGCGACGCTGAGGCGGCGACAAAAATGGCAACCTTTCTGGGAGGTGCTGCAGAG GGACGGATCATAGCTGTTGTTGTTCATGACAGCGGCGACTTTACAGGAGGACTATCCAGTGTATTAGCACCATACGGATCTACAATTACTCATCTAG GGCGCAGAGAGTCCTACGCCATGATTACCCAGAAGGGACCAAAACCATCTTGGTTCGTGGAGAAAAAAAGCGCTCAACGTGCTGGACCAACTATTGTAGAGGCGTTTGTACCACCag atctagaaacCCGTCGAGTGTGTGAAGGTGGAATATTGACCATCAGTTGTCCTGCTGGAAAAACTATCAACATCGTGTCTGCCATGTACGGCCGGACCCAAGGCCCGGAGGTCTGCCCCCATCCCACAATCGGGAACACCAACTGCATCAGCAAGACCAGCCTTTCCTACATGCGGAGCAAATGCCAGGGGAAGTCCCGCTGCTCTGTGGCGGCCGACAACGGCCGTTTCGGGGATCCTTGTATGCCGTTCACTTATAAGTACCTGGAAGTCGAGTACACCTGCGGCG CCGGGAAACCTGACCGCCGCGGACTTGAAGACCACGAAGTCGACAGCAACAAAGAGCG ACTGGCTGAGGAAGCCCGCGAGCTCCTAGAGCTGCTGCGCGAGAAGCAGGATGAGAACGCCCTGCGCCGCCGTGAGTTCGGAGAAGATGACGTGGACTTGGACTCCgagctgtccgaggagtatgcTGAGGACATGGCTAAAGCCACGGAGTAG
- the LOC118416893 gene encoding uncharacterized protein LOC118416893 isoform X2 — translation MDPRVAVPVGLLVLLAVAAGGTAQATKGFTVRAQSYGWDDPGFRDVPYNSRDLTYIVVGGQKSNIDEGLKRGHQVFILNEQTGQVVDKAAFDTWVHGDAEAATKMATFLGGAAEGRIIAVVVHDSGDFTGGLSSVLAPYGSTITHLGRRESYAMITQKGPKPSWFVEKKSAQRAGPTIVEAFVPPDLETRRVCEGGILTISCPAGKTINIVSAMYGRTQGPEVCPHPTIGNTNCISKTSLSYMRSKCQGKSRCSVAADNGRFGDPCMPFTYKYLEVEYTCGAGKPDRRGLEDHEVDSNKERLAEEARELLELLREKQDENALRRREFGEDDVDLDSELSEEYAEDMAKATE, via the exons CCACAAAAGGTTTCACCGTGAGGGCACAGTCGTATGGATGGGATGATCCGGGTTTCCGGGATGTCCCCTACAATTCCAGAGACCTCACCTACATTGTCGTTGGCGGACAGAAGAGCAACATTGATGAAGGCC TTAAGCGAGGGCATCAGGTGTTCATTTTGAATGAGCAGACCGGACAAGTTGTAGACAAGGCTGCTTTCGACACCTGGGTCCATGGCGACGCTGAGGCGGCGACAAAAATGGCAACCTTTCTGGGAGGTGCTGCAGAG GGACGGATCATAGCTGTTGTTGTTCATGACAGCGGCGACTTTACAGGAGGACTATCCAGTGTATTAGCACCATACGGATCTACAATTACTCATCTAG GGCGCAGAGAGTCCTACGCCATGATTACCCAGAAGGGACCAAAACCATCTTGGTTCGTGGAGAAAAAAAGCGCTCAACGTGCTGGACCAACTATTGTAGAGGCGTTTGTACCACCag atctagaaacCCGTCGAGTGTGTGAAGGTGGAATATTGACCATCAGTTGTCCTGCTGGAAAAACTATCAACATCGTGTCTGCCATGTACGGCCGGACCCAAGGCCCGGAGGTCTGCCCCCATCCCACAATCGGGAACACCAACTGCATCAGCAAGACCAGCCTTTCCTACATGCGGAGCAAATGCCAGGGGAAGTCCCGCTGCTCTGTGGCGGCCGACAACGGCCGTTTCGGGGATCCTTGTATGCCGTTCACTTATAAGTACCTGGAAGTCGAGTACACCTGCGGCG CCGGGAAACCTGACCGCCGCGGACTTGAAGACCACGAAGTCGACAGCAACAAAGAGCG ACTGGCTGAGGAAGCCCGCGAGCTCCTAGAGCTGCTGCGCGAGAAGCAGGATGAGAACGCCCTGCGCCGCCGTGAGTTCGGAGAAGATGACGTGGACTTGGACTCCgagctgtccgaggagtatgcTGAGGACATGGCTAAAGCCACGGAGTAG